GAGCTGGAAATCGGCGAACTGGAAGAGGAACTCGCGGTAACTGTCGGCGCTGTTGCGCGGCAGGATGTCGGCGCGCCAGCTCGTCGGTCCGCCGTCGTCGCGCGTGCCGTAGAACGTACCGGTCTCGGGATCGCGCCACCGCGACCCCGCAGGTTCGACCACGAGCGACGCATAGAGCCCTGCCTGCTGGTGCGTCGAGGGGCCGAAGTGGTCGTGGGTGAAGATCGTGCGGAGCGTCCTGTCCTGGCCGCGGTTGTTCAGGGTCGGGTCCTCGTACCAGCGCTGGACCGTCGTCTGCGCGCCGAGCGCGTCGACGCCCGGGACCGACCCGAAGAACGGATGCGGTTTCGCAGCGAGCGTTGTCTGTGCGGCGAGATCGTACAACCATAAGCCGCCGCGCTGGTTTATCGCATGGATGCGCTCCCGCACCTCCTGGGGGCTGAAGGTGCCGTCTTCGTAGTTGTAGCCGTTGCCCGAGCCGTCGGAGGAGGTGACGTCGAACTTGACCAGGTGGATGTGCTGCCCGATGATATCGGTCGGGGTCCTCACCTGGTAGTCGTCCAGCTCGTAGATGTTGGGAACGAGGTTGGTATGCAGAAAGGTCATGCAGTCGTTCGTGTTGGCCCTGAAGAAGAGCGGCTCCGGCGCTCTCGTACCGTTCAGTGTCGGCTCGACATCGCGCCACAGGGCGAGTATGCGCGACTGCGGGAAATGCCATCCCACTTTATTGAAGGTCATATCGAGCTGAATGGCGGCAGCCTTGTAGGTGCGCCTGTTGCCGGTTGCCGTGCCGAAATCGGTCAGGCAGGGGTCGGCAAAGGGCGCTCCCTGCGCCGGCGGACGGCCGTTCGTCTTGAACCCGCTCGTGCCCGTTGCCGGCGCGCCGTTCGGAAGGTAGCTGTTATGGAAGCGCTTCGCGTGGAAGTTCATCGCGAGCAGCTCCATCGGAGTCCCGCTCTCGGGTATCTGGATCGCGTCTGCCTCGTGGAGCACCTTGTCGAGGTTGAGCCGCATCTCGGCGACCGTGGTCGGGAATGTCGCCACGCCGCCGGTAATGATATGGCGCGGCAGACCTCCGTCGTGAACAGTGCCGTCCGCCTCTTTCGCGAAATCGAGCGGCGGATGGGGAGGCCGATGCCCGGCCAGGCCCGGGATATAGAAAGGATAGCCGGGGTTTCTGGTGGTGTCGTCGAAGACCACCTGGCCGGTGGTGTTATCGATATGAAGAGCGCCCGGCATCGGCGCCATGGCGCGGTGCGGAAGCGGCACCACCGCCGGGATCGGCGTCCCCGCCAGGATCTCCGCATCCGGCAGCGCACGCGCGCCGGGGAGCGGAGCGCCGGTTGCAGAATCGAGCTCGGTCCCCGCCTCGAAGACATCATGCACCCGCCAGAGCTCCCACATGCCCTGCGCGAAATGGGGATAGAAATGGCAATGGAAGATCGAATCGCCCACGGTCTGGTTCCGGTTGCCGGAACCGTTGTACGCGATGTCGTACGTGTAGCCCGAGCCGGGTCCGATCGCCTGGCTGTCGAGGTAGCTCGAGTCGTCGTCATCGGGGCTGAAGAGCCACTGATGGGCGTGGAGGTGGAATATATGGTGCTCTTTCGGCCCGGCATGGAGATTCCTGAACTTCACATGGTCGCCGATGTAGCTGTGGTGAACGTTCGAGGGGTCGTCGGGGTAGAAGGCGACGGTCGCCTTCGGCCCGGTGATGACCTGCCCTGTCCCGTCCGCAGCGTTTGCCGGGATATCGACCACCATCGCGGGGTCTCCCACTGCCCAGGAGGTGAGGAAGAACTCCTCGAACTTGCATTCGGGGCAGTCCCACATCGGCCCGACATTCTTGCGATTGGCGAGCACCTCGGCGCCTGCGCCGGCAGTGCCGTAGTTGATCGCGAAACCGTCCCGCACGCCGTGGAGCGTATGGCTCAGTATCGGGTCGGTAAACTCGGGGAATGCCTGCTTCGCGAAGATCTCGTCATGGAAGATGACGGTGAACTCCCGGTACGGCTCGAGACGGCTCCGCGGCGTTGCATCGTCGGTACGGGCAGGCACGAGCACATCGTTGCGCGGATAGGTCCCTGCAGGGAAGTTGCCCCTGTTCGGGCCGGTGATGATCGCGTTGATATCGGTATGGACAAGCGCATCGTTATGGAGCATCTTCAGGATGGGGAGCCCTGCCTTCCCTTCCGCCAGGTACGGCTCTTCGCCCGGATAGAGCGCGTCATAGTCGATGACCGGGTGTCCGTCGGGAGTCTTCCTGGGGGCGCCGTCCTGGTTTCTGAGGGTCGCGAGGTCGAGCTCCTCCCGCGTCGCCTGGCTGCGGTACCACTCGGCCCCGCGCTTCTGGACGTTCACCGCACCGAAGAGGCCGAACGGCAGCGAGCCGCCGTTGCCCTCGCCTCCCACCGTCGATGCGGCGTTATAGAGGAGAAAGGTCCCTTCCCTCTCCGCACGGAGCGTATAGGTGGCGGTCCCGCCCGGCGCCACGAGACTGTTCGGATTGCTGCCCACATAGGAGCCGTCGTCGTTGATACTGTTCACCGGCTGCATGCCGAGCACATGGACCGATGCTGTCCTCGTCGCCGGCTGGTCGCCCCTCGGGTCGGGCAGCGCAGGCAGGGCAGGCGCCAGGAGATTCTGGAAATTGATCTGGAGGCAGTCTCCCTCATTCATGCGCAGCACGATCGGCCTCGGCCTCTTGTCGGGCCGCAGCGAGACAGCGCCTGCGGTTGCGCTGCCCCCTGCAGTCAGGGGCACGCCGCTGGCGTCGACCACGTCGCGCCTCAGGGCGAAGATCATCCCCGCAGGGTTTACCGCCCCCAGGCGGTTGTAGAAGAAGGGCTGGTCGAGCGCGACGACATCCGCGGTAATCGTCCGTTCGCAGACGCCCGCAGCCGTTGCTGCAGGAGCGCCCGCCAGGGCGATCGCCGTCGCCACGAGCAAAAGTGCCATACTACGTGTTGCGGTCTTCATGGTGCCTCCCCATTTATTGCATCTGACGTTATCCCGTAAAACATACATCCCGGCGAGCATGAGAGAGCAAAATCCGTTCCATTATTAAAAAAGCTTAATCGATGCCCGATATCTGCCACATCTGTCAGGACGGATGCCATAGATGACGCGAAAGGGGAGGGGAAAACGTACAATCGCTTTAGCCGTATTTCACTTTGACCCGTTCATTTTAACGCGCCCGGCGGAAAATAAAAAATCAAAAAGAAAAATGCACAATTAAGGACTCCTTATCTTCGATTTTTTCTTTTGATTTTTGCTCTCTCTCCTCTTCGCGTTATGGTAGAATGCTTTGAAAATAAGAGTCCCTAACGAAATGAAAGAGCTTGGAGTCGGATGAGGTATAGTATGTGGAGCGGTATCAGCAGCCCGAGCGAAGTCATGGATGACGAAGCGGGCTGGTGCCTCGGAGGTCGCATCGACCGAGAATGAGCGAACATACTGTGCCTCGTCTGACTCCCCTCCTCATTCCGTTAAATGCTCTAAGTTCGGTCATCCGCTGCGAAAGAGGTGTGTATGGTGAAGTTTGTGCTCGTACTGTTTTTGCTTGCGCTCCCGTTAAGGGACCAGTGCGGTGCAGCCGCCAGGGGCGCTGCCGATGAAGCACTCCGGCAAGAGGCCAAAGGAGCCAAAGGGAAATATCTCCGCACGATAGAGGATTACCGGGTCCCGAATGTGACGCTCCTGAACCAGGACGGAAAAAAGATAAAGCTCCGCTCCTTTCTCGATCAGGGCAAGCCGGTGATCATCGATTTCATCTTCACGACCTGCACGACCATATGCCCCGTCCTCTCGGCGGGGTTCTCCCATCTCCAGGACCGGCTCGGCGACGGGGCGAAGTCGGTGCAGCTCGTCTCGATATCAATCGACCCTGCGTACGACAGGCCCGAACAGATGAAGGCGTACCTCGCACGCTACAATGCGGGAGCGGGATGGGACTTCCTCACCGGGAGCAGGGAGGACATCGCCCTCGTGCTCAAGGCCTTCGATGCAGCGGTCGCCGACAAGATGTCGCACCTCCCCCTCTATATTCTTCGCGGCCCGGAGTCGGACGAATGGGTCCGCATCAAGGGTTTGATCAGCGGCGCCGAGCTCATGCGCGAGCTCGGGAAGGTGCAGAAGAAATGAGAAATCAGCCATTCTCCCGGGCAGTGCCGCCGCTCGTTCTCTTCCTCTTCGTCATGTTTTTCTTGTCCGCCCCTGCGATAGCGGATAAGGATGCAACGATAGCCGGGCATTCGCCGGAGGAAGCGCTCCGCCTCGGCGAGGCGATGTACGCGAAGGGGCTGCTCCCTTCCGGCAAGCCGATGAGCGCCGTTCTCCAGGGCGATCTCGTGGTGAAAGGCACGATGGTCACCTGCGCCAACTGCCATATGCGGAGCGGCCTCGGCTCGGTCGAGGGGGGAGTCCTCACGCTCCCGACCAACGGAGCGCTGCTCTACGCTCCTCTCAGGAGCAGCCGCGACCTCCCGGGAATCGGCATGGGGCGGGGAGAGCTGAAGTATCCCAGGCCTGCGTATACCGATGCGTCTCTTGCAAAGGCTATCCGCTCAGGGGTGGATGCAGCCGGACGGATAATGGAGGAGACGATGCCGCGCTATCTCCTCGACGACCGGGAGATGGAGATCCTGGTCTTCTATCTGAAGAACCTCTCGTCGAAGCCCTCGCCCGGCGCATCGGGCGACTCGATACGGCTCGCGACGATCGTAACCGAGGGCGTAAGCGATAACGAGCGGAGGGCAATGGTCGATCCCCTTGCGGCATATATACGGCAGGAGTGGAATGCGAACCTGACGGTGCTCTCGATGACCACGAGAGAGAAGACCTACCGCCCCGTCTCGCTCGATATATGGGAGTTGAAAGGTCCTCCCGAGACATGGAGGGAACAGCTCGAGGCCTTCTACAAGAGGGAGCCGGTCTTTGCTCTCATAGGAGGGATAGCAGCTTCCCCCTGGCACCCTGTCCACGGCTTTTGCGAGGAGAACAGGATACCGTGCATTCTCCCCATAACCGATCTGCCGGTGGTCTCGCAGGGCGACTGGTACACGCTCTACTTCTCGAAGGGATACCACCAGGAGGGCGAGGCTGCTGCGAACTACCTCGCCCACGTCCTCGATCTGCCGCAGGACAAGGAGGTCGTCCAGGTGTTCAGGAATAAGGACGAGGGAAAGGCCCTGGCAGAGGGATTTGCCGGCGCATGGAAGAGGCAGGGCAGGACCGGTCCCAGAGATCGTATGCTTTCCCCGGGGGAAAGAGCGGACAGGCCCTTCTGGAAAGAGCTTGCGGCGCAGCACCGGAACGCGGTCTTCCTCCTCTGGCTCGGCCCCGGAGACCTGAGCGGCGTCGAAGCGCTGGCCGACACCGCAGACCGTCCCTCGATCGTCTTCGCCTCATCGACGATGCTCGGCAACGACTACGCGGCGCTCCCCGACGCTGTCCGGGATTTCGCTCTCTTGACCTATCCCAACCGCCTCCCCGAAGAGAGCGCCGGCGCTCTGTTCTCCGTGGAGCAGTGGCTGGGGGCGAAAAAGATACCGGTGACCGGCATCGCGACCTCGTCGAAGGTCTTTCTCCTTACGCGCGCCCTGTCGAGGGTGATGATCGCCATGAAGGGACACTTCTACCGCGACTATTTCCTCGATCTCTTCGATATGCTCGAGGACCAGACCACGGCGGTCGCTGCCTATCCCGTGCTCAGCTTCGGCCCCGGGCAGCGCTACGCAGCGAAAGGCTGCTATGTCGTCAAGCTCACCAGGGGAGAGCAGCCGAAGATCATAAAGCAGAGCGACTGGATCATATACTAAGAGCTCCTAGCAGAATGAGCAAAGAGAGTCAGACAAGGCACAGTACATTCGCTCAACTGCCACCCCAAAGATCTTCGATCTTCGGGGACCCCGATTCTCGGTCGATGCTACCTCCGAGGCTAGGGCAGCTCGGAATCGAGTCGTACCGACCCGCTCCGCCATCCTGGCTCCGCCCCGGCTGCCCATGCCGCTCATATACTATGCCTCGTCCGAATCTAAGTTCTTTCATTTTCTTAGGAGCTCTGAGAAAGAGAGGGCTTGCATGGCGCAGGCCCTCTCTATTGACAGCTAGCTGATGGTGACCGGGATCCTTCCGGTGAAGAGCACCTCTTTGGGGTTCCGGTGGTTCCTGAATTGAACGATCCCGTGTCCGCTCACCGGCGCTGTCGGCCTCATCAGCACATCGAAACGCCGCGCGGTCGAGAGAAAATAGGAATGCCCTGCCCTCAGCACAAAGGCGTTGTTGTAAAGCCCGTACGGCGGCACGCCGAGCGCCCTGCCGTCGAAGGCGATGATCACCACATCCGTCGGGAAGCTCACCGTGACAGGACAGTAGGCGGCGTTGATGAACCGGACGAGGACCGTCTGCCCCACCCGTGCATTGACCGGCACCTGCATGCCGCTGACCCCGCTGTTCAGGTCCGGCGGGACGACGAAGCTTGGAGCGCAGGTGCCTGTTCCTCCCAGCGGTGCGGGAAAGGGGAGCCCGGTGACGAAGAAGTAGTCGGGGTTGTAATCATGGAAGTCGCCCTTGAGAAACATATCGTCCACACCCGGGTTATTGCCGTGGGCCGGGAAGGTGTCTTTGGGGTTATCCATGAAGTCGCTCCATTGCGAAGAGCGGTCGTCAACGACCCAGGCGGCCTCCACGTCGTAGGGAACGGTCATGGCGTGGGGGTCTCCGCTGGTCAGCGGTTGATTGTTGAATCCCGGGAACTGCGGGAATCTGGCGAGGTTCGCTGCAGTGCGGCGGGGGTAGCCGCCGGAGGTCGCGGGATTCGCAAAGGCGTCGGGAGGCTCGATCACGAGCATCCCGTAGAGGCCGAACTCGAAGTGCTGCATCGTGTTCCGGTGGCAGTGGTAGAAGTACGTCCCGATGTAATTGGGCTGGAACTGGTAGGTGTATCTGCCGATCTCGAACGAGCAGTGCCCCACCCCGTCGTTCATGGGCGTCGGCTCGATGCCGTGCCAGTGGACCGTATGCGGCGGCGATCCTCCGGATTCGGTATGCCCGTGGAAAATGGCGCCGCGCGGCACGCGGATCGTCGCCGCAGGAAAGGTGCCTCCCTTGGTGGCGGGGACATCGTCGTCCGAGAACAGGAAGAACGCCACCCTCCTGCCGTCCCACATATCGATGTCCAATCCATGCATGAGGCCCAGCGAAACGGTGTTGGGTATCTGCTGCGTAGCCCCCGGGACGGTAGCCGCTATGAACGCAGGCACCGGGTTCGTCGGGTTGAGGCGCTCCGGGGTCGGCGGGCTGGCCTTGGGGGGATCGAAGTGCTTTACCCATTCGCCTTCGCCGCCTGCTATCGATCTCCTCGCTATTCTATGAGCCGGATTCGTGAATGACATGGTCTTGCTCCTTTCTCCTTATGGGCTCAGTGTCCCGCGTGGTCGGGCCCTGCCGCCGGCCCGGTGGCGTCCGGTCCATGCTCCGCGGATGAATTCGGGAAGGTTACGATGCCGCCCTCCATGGTCCGGTCGCCGATAAAGTCCATTCCCGACATCAGTCCGAAGTTGTAGTTGCCGCCCTGGGCCACCTGGGAGGGCTCGCAATGGTCGTGCATCGGGTAGCAGAGCGGCGACTGCTGCACCGAGATATCCACCGAGTTCGGATTCAGCGGGTCCGCGAGGGTCCCCACAGGGGGGAAGTACGTCCCCAGCTCCTCCTCGGGGGGCCATGTCTTGCCGCCGTTCACGGTGGTCAGCGGCGGGTCGGGAAGCCCGATGCCGCGGGTATTGGGGATATCGGGCGGCCGGTGGAACGGCACCAGCCAATCGAACCCGCCGAGCGGCACCGCCTGAATCGTGTCTACCCAGAGGACATTGTCCTGCACCCTGCGGTTCAGGGAGATGACGTACATGTGGTTCGCGTGCATATGCATTGAATGCAGGTAGAGCCCCGCATTGAGGACGCGTACGATGCAGGGCTCGCCGACGCGGAGCTTCGGGCATATATAGCCGTTGTGGTGTCCGAAGAAGCCCGACTGCCCGTTGAGCGTGTAGTACTGCGCCTTCCTGTTCATAACGCCGGTTTCGAAGGCATTGGCGTAAGGGTCGTTCAGCATGGCATTCACGAACTGGGCCGCAGGATAAATCTGTCCCGGCGGGAGGCTGCCCACCTCCGCGAAAAGCACGGGGCTCGCCTGGTGGAGCACCCAGACGTACTGCCTGAACGGCGGCGTATGGTTCGCCATGTCGCCCGCTTCCCACGAGAGGCCGGGGAAGTGGCCAGCGGTCCCCAGGTCGTCGAAGAGCCTCTGTACCGCAGGGGTCGGCCTGTCGTAGGGCGTAAATTTATGGCCCGGAGCAGCGAGCCTCGGCATGACGATGAACGCGCCGTGGAGCCCCATCACGCGGTTTACCGGCGCGTTGAGGTTGTCGTAATAAAGAAACGAGCCTGCCCTGGAAGCGGTGAAAGAAAAGGTCTTCGTTTCAGCCGGTGCGATGGGGCCGCTCGAGAATACGCCGGGAATGAAAAAGGCATGCGGCTCGTCGAGTTCGTTCGTCAGGGTGATGCTGATCGTGTCTCCCTGGGTGCAGAAGATGTTGGGGCCCGGACAGTCTGCCGGCAGGTCGGGGGCATCGCTCTTGTATATCCAGAAGTAGCACCGCGCATCGTTGATGCTGTTGTGCGTTATCATCTCCTTCATCGCATCGGTGATGCGGAAGTTGAGCGTCTGCGTCTGGACCGCGGCAAAGACATCGCTTTCGAGGATCCAGGGCATCTGGCTTCCGACCACAAGAGTCGCCATGCCCTTCAAAAATTGTCGTCTGTTTATCTCCATGACCTTCTCTCCTTTCTCCGTCTGCTTCTCTTCCCCGGCCTGACCGTTCATCCGTTCCTCACAGGCGCTCCTCACAGGATGTCTGCCGGAAAGAATTGCAAGCTTCATTCCAGAATTAACTAATTTTAATGAACTGTCAGGCCCTGCCACCGGTGGCAGCAAGGAGAACCTTTTCTGTCACAATTGACATGATATGCGCTGCATACCGTCAGCAGGTAATTTTCACCATGCCAAAAGTGAACGGGCCATTTTAGGCGAAGGGGCGCACGATGCGCCATTATGATGCAGTTCACCCCCGCTCGTGCGGACGAGGGCGTCCGTTGTAACACTGATCGTCCATCCTGTATACTTCAAAGACGAGCAGAGCCGGACCTGTTCTTCCGGCCGTCGTATTCATCCCAAGCCCAAGCCCAAGAACGGGAGAGTGAGCTTTATGACGCATTCAGTAGACCTGCAGACCCTGGCCGATACGCACGACGAACCCTTTATCGTCCTCGACAGGGAGTACCGCATACGCTCGGCCAACAAGGCCTTCGAGGAGGTCTTCAAGCTCAAGCTCGGCGAGGTGATAGGAAAGCATTGCTATGAAGTGAGCCATTTCGGCACGCTGCCGTGCCGTCTCAGCGAAGAGCATTGTCCCCATCTCGCGGTGTTCAGCCTCGACAAGGCATCGACCTGCGAGCATACGCACTTCGACACCGACGGCTGTCTCCACCGCGTAAAGATAAAGTTCTTTCCCCTCCATGCCCATGAGGACGAGGTGTTCGTCGGCCTCTCGATCCGGAGCTTTGCCAATCGTATCGAGGCGATCAAGAGGCAGGGACAGCAGCTGGCAGGCAGCTCCCCCGTATTCCTGCACTGCCTGGAACGGCTCCATACCGCAGCGCAATCCGATATGCCGGCGCTCATAGCAGGAGAGACCGGGACCGGGAAGCAGCTGGCGGCCGATTTCATACACCGGAGCTCAGGCCGCAGAGAGAGGCCCTTCGTGACCGTGGACTGCATGCTCCTGAGCGAAGATCTCTTCGAGCGGGAGCTTTTCGGCTGCGAGCGGGAAGGCGCGGAACGGCCGGGGCTCATCGAGCTGGCCGACGGCGGGACGCTCTTCCTGGACGAGGTGAGCGAGCTGCCGCGCAGCCTGCAGGGCAAGCTGCTGAGAGTCATCGAGACCGGGGAGTTCAAGCGCCTCGGCAGTTCGAAGGTCCAGAAGGCCGATATCCGGGTCATCTGCGCTACGAACCGCAATCTCGGCGGCTTGATGAGAAGAGGGGACTTCCGCAAAGACCTCTACTACCGCATCGCCGGCATGACCATAACGATGCCGCCGCTGCGCGACCGCAGGGACGATATCCCGGCCATCGCCGGGGAGCTCCTGGCGCAGCTGAGCATGAAAAGCAAAACCGCCTACCGGATCACCGCCGAAGCGCTCCGGTCCCTCGCAGAGCACGATTATCCGGGGAATGTGCGGGAGCTGCGGAATGTCCTTTATGACGCAGCGATGACCGCTGCCGACGGCGTGATCGGGACGGTGACCATACACAAGTCCGTCGATCACGGGCACGGGCCCGAAGATCACGAAGCGCCTCCGGCCGGTCGAGAGAAGAGCGGGACCGCATCCGGCCAACCCGTCTCGATTAACGACGCCGAGGCCCGCCACATCGCGGCCACCCTGAAAAAAGTAAAGGGAAGCCGCCGGGAGGCCGCCAGGGTCCTGGGGGTCAGCGAACGGACCCTCTACCGTAAAATAGAGCGGTACGGCATCGAGTAGGATCAGCCATCAGTTCTCGGCACAGAGCGACGTTCGCCCTAATTCGCGCTTGCTTTCTGAGGGATGAGAATGTCCACTACGGTACCCTCGCCTTTTCTGCTCGTAATCGTGATCGTTCCGTTCATCCTGGCGAGGATCCGCCGTGCAGTGAGCAGCCCGAGGCCCAGAGCGCGGGGCTTGGTCGAAAAGAAGGGCTTGAAGAGAGTGCGCTGCTGCGCTTCGTCCATACCGCTTCCGTTATCGGCTACCCGTATCATGATCATGCCTCCCAGGGCGGGCTCGACGCTCAGGAAGACCTCGGGCTTTACTCTCCCCGTGCAGGCATCGGCGGCATTGGACAGGACGATGAGGAGGACCTGCTGCAGTGCGCGGGGGTCGACGGCGCAGAAGATCGCCCCGGGGGCGAAGGAAGGCAGGAGAGAGATGCCCTGCGCAGCGAAGTCGATGTTCATATGGACGAGGAGCTTCTCGAAGAAGGAGAGGAGCGCGACGTTCTGGATTTCGGGGTGCTCGAAGAGAGAGCACTTCTTGAGCAGCTTCATGAACTGCTCGACCTTGGCGAGCTCGTCGAGAGAGCGCTGGAGGTACTCTCCCATGGCCGCCTGGTCATAGCGCGCGAGATTGTCCCTGAGCATGCTCAAGACCATCTTGACGGAATTGACCGGGTTGCCTATCTCCTGCATAAGTCCCGCAAACAGGGCGCTCACCGTGCTCGTCGCCTTCAGTGCGTCGTCGAGCGACTCCTTCCGGTGCTGCTCCGTACGGTCACGCCGGATCGAGAGATAACTGTCGATGCCGCCGTCCCGGTTCCGCATCAACGCTATGGTGGCCGCTTCTTCGTAGAGCGTTCCGTCCTTCTTCCGGTGTATAAGCGACCCGTTCCAGGTGTCGCTGCGCCGGAGCGTCTCCCTGAGCTCACGATAAAAGGCGGCATCATGCCTGCCGCTGTCGAGGATATGGAGATCGCGGCCGAGCGCCTCGTCTCTCCCGTATCCGGTAATGCGTTCGAATGCAGGGTTGGTGTAGCGTATGATGCCCCTCGTGTCGGTGATGACCACGGCATCGGACAGGCCTTCGGCGACCGGCGCGACATAGTCTCCTATCCGGCCGCACCCCTGCCGTCCCTCACCGGCGGCCTGATCATCGCGGGCGTCACCGCGGCCCGCATCCTCATGATTGCTCGGCCCCTGCGCCCACCACGCCTCGTCGCTCGCGGCGCCCTTGCCGAGGGGAAAGCCGGTCTTGACCACGTAACTGAGCGCCCCCCGCTCATCGGAGAGGACGGCATCGGTCCATGAGATCAGCCGTTTGCCGCTGTCCTTCGTCTGCCAGAAGGTGAGCTGCCTGCAGGCCGGCTTCCCTTCGATGAGACTTTTGAAGGAGCACCGGGCGATCTCCGCCTCCTCGGGAGTGAGGAAGAGCTCCCAGAAATGCCTGCCTTTGACTTCATCGGAAGAGTAGCCGGTCAACTGCTCGAGGGTCCGGTTGAGCCGGACGATGCGGCCCTCACGATCGAGGGCGACGACGAGGGCGTC
This is a stretch of genomic DNA from Nitrospirota bacterium. It encodes these proteins:
- a CDS encoding sigma 54-interacting transcriptional regulator, with the translated sequence MTHSVDLQTLADTHDEPFIVLDREYRIRSANKAFEEVFKLKLGEVIGKHCYEVSHFGTLPCRLSEEHCPHLAVFSLDKASTCEHTHFDTDGCLHRVKIKFFPLHAHEDEVFVGLSIRSFANRIEAIKRQGQQLAGSSPVFLHCLERLHTAAQSDMPALIAGETGTGKQLAADFIHRSSGRRERPFVTVDCMLLSEDLFERELFGCEREGAERPGLIELADGGTLFLDEVSELPRSLQGKLLRVIETGEFKRLGSSKVQKADIRVICATNRNLGGLMRRGDFRKDLYYRIAGMTITMPPLRDRRDDIPAIAGELLAQLSMKSKTAYRITAEALRSLAEHDYPGNVRELRNVLYDAAMTAADGVIGTVTIHKSVDHGHGPEDHEAPPAGREKSGTASGQPVSINDAEARHIAATLKKVKGSRREAARVLGVSERTLYRKIERYGIE
- a CDS encoding PAS domain S-box protein, producing MGERDREEVFRRERDFFSSVLDSTDALVVALDREGRIVRLNRTLEQLTGYSSDEVKGRHFWELFLTPEEAEIARCSFKSLIEGKPACRQLTFWQTKDSGKRLISWTDAVLSDERGALSYVVKTGFPLGKGAASDEAWWAQGPSNHEDAGRGDARDDQAAGEGRQGCGRIGDYVAPVAEGLSDAVVITDTRGIIRYTNPAFERITGYGRDEALGRDLHILDSGRHDAAFYRELRETLRRSDTWNGSLIHRKKDGTLYEEAATIALMRNRDGGIDSYLSIRRDRTEQHRKESLDDALKATSTVSALFAGLMQEIGNPVNSVKMVLSMLRDNLARYDQAAMGEYLQRSLDELAKVEQFMKLLKKCSLFEHPEIQNVALLSFFEKLLVHMNIDFAAQGISLLPSFAPGAIFCAVDPRALQQVLLIVLSNAADACTGRVKPEVFLSVEPALGGMIMIRVADNGSGMDEAQQRTLFKPFFSTKPRALGLGLLTARRILARMNGTITITSRKGEGTVVDILIPQKASAN